The Solanum lycopersicum chromosome 6, SLM_r2.1 genome has a window encoding:
- the FESOD gene encoding iron superoxide dismutase isoform 2 (isoform 2 is encoded by transcript variant 2) — MAATASANSLTSAFLPPQGFNGSSKSLQWRTQKKQFGRKAGSATITAKFDLIPPPYPMDALEPHMSSRTFEFHWGKHHRAYVDNLNKQIDGTELDGKTLEDIILVTYNNGAPLPAFNNAAQAWNHQFFWESMKPNGGGEPSGELLELINRDFGSYDTFVKEFKAAAATQFGSGWAWLAYKPEDKKLALVKTPNAENPLVLGYTPLLTIDVWEHAYYLDFQNRRPDYISIFMEKLVSWEAVSIRLKAASA, encoded by the exons ATGGCCGCCACTGCCTCTGCTAATTCACTCACATCTGCTTTTCTTCCTCCTCaag GATTTAATGGATCATCTAAGAGCTTACAATGGAGAACCCAAAAG AAACAATTTGGAAGAAAAGCTGGCTCTGCTACAATAACAGCTAAATTTGACCTCATCCCTCCTCCTTATCCAatg GATGCTTTGGAGCCTCATATGAGTAGTAGAACATTTGAATTCCACTGGGGGAAGCATCACAGGGCGTATGTCGACAACTTAAACAAGCAAATTGATGGAACAGAATTAGATGGaaagacactagaagatataaTACTTGTTACATATAACAATGGTGCTCCCCTTCCAGCATTCAACAATGCTGCTCAG GCCTGGAATCATCAGTTCTTCTGGGAATCTATGAAGCCCAACGGAGGAGGAGAGCCATCCGGTGAATTATTAGAACTAATAAATAGAGACTTTGGTTCCTATGATACATTTGTTAAAGAATTTAAGGCAGCTGCAGCAACACAATTTGGCTCCGGATGGGCCTGGCTTGCAT ACAAACCTGAAGACAAAAAGCTTGCTCTAGTGAAAACTCCTAATGCTGAAAATCCTCTTGTTTTGGGATACACA CCACTCCTCACCATCGACGTTTGGGAG CATGCTTACTATCTGGACTTTCAG AATCGGCGACCTGACTACATATCTATCTTTATGGAGAAGTTGGTGTCATGGGAAGCAGTCAGTATTAGGCTTAAAGCAGCATCAGCTTGA
- the FESOD gene encoding iron superoxide dismutase isoform 1 (isoform 1 is encoded by transcript variant 1), with protein MAATASANSLTSAFLPPQGFNGSSKSLQWRTQKLQKQFGRKAGSATITAKFDLIPPPYPMDALEPHMSSRTFEFHWGKHHRAYVDNLNKQIDGTELDGKTLEDIILVTYNNGAPLPAFNNAAQAWNHQFFWESMKPNGGGEPSGELLELINRDFGSYDTFVKEFKAAAATQFGSGWAWLAYKPEDKKLALVKTPNAENPLVLGYTPLLTIDVWEHAYYLDFQNRRPDYISIFMEKLVSWEAVSIRLKAASA; from the exons ATGGCCGCCACTGCCTCTGCTAATTCACTCACATCTGCTTTTCTTCCTCCTCaag GATTTAATGGATCATCTAAGAGCTTACAATGGAGAACCCAAAAG tTGCAGAAACAATTTGGAAGAAAAGCTGGCTCTGCTACAATAACAGCTAAATTTGACCTCATCCCTCCTCCTTATCCAatg GATGCTTTGGAGCCTCATATGAGTAGTAGAACATTTGAATTCCACTGGGGGAAGCATCACAGGGCGTATGTCGACAACTTAAACAAGCAAATTGATGGAACAGAATTAGATGGaaagacactagaagatataaTACTTGTTACATATAACAATGGTGCTCCCCTTCCAGCATTCAACAATGCTGCTCAG GCCTGGAATCATCAGTTCTTCTGGGAATCTATGAAGCCCAACGGAGGAGGAGAGCCATCCGGTGAATTATTAGAACTAATAAATAGAGACTTTGGTTCCTATGATACATTTGTTAAAGAATTTAAGGCAGCTGCAGCAACACAATTTGGCTCCGGATGGGCCTGGCTTGCAT ACAAACCTGAAGACAAAAAGCTTGCTCTAGTGAAAACTCCTAATGCTGAAAATCCTCTTGTTTTGGGATACACA CCACTCCTCACCATCGACGTTTGGGAG CATGCTTACTATCTGGACTTTCAG AATCGGCGACCTGACTACATATCTATCTTTATGGAGAAGTTGGTGTCATGGGAAGCAGTCAGTATTAGGCTTAAAGCAGCATCAGCTTGA